CCTTGTCCTCGTCGCTGACCATCCCCAGGAACTCGACGCGCGCCCGCATCGACTCGGGCAGGGACTCGACGGCCTCCTCCTCGTCCCCGCGCCCCGCCACCAGCAGCCGGGTGTCCGGACGCGCCTCCAGGATCCGCGGCAGGGCCTTCATCAGCACGGGCAGGCCCTTGCGGGGCTCGTCGATGCGCCCGATGAACCCGAGCGTGTGCCCCCCGGCTTCGCCGGTGGTGCCCCCGCCCTGCCACTCCGCCTTGGGTTCGGCCTTGGCGAAGAAGTCCACGTCGACGCCGTTCGGGATGACGACCGCGTCGCCGCCCAGGTGCTCGACGAGCGTGCGCCGGGCGTACTCGCTGACCGCGATCCGTGCGCTGATCTTCTCCAGCGCGGGCTGGAGGATCGGGTAGGCCGCGATCATCGCCCGCGAGCGCGGGTTGGAGGTGTGGAAGGTCGCCACGATCGGCCCCTGCGCCGCCCAGCAGGACAGCAGCCCCAGCGACGGCGACGCCGGCTCGTGGATGTGGATCACGTCGAACCCGCCGTCGTGCAGCCAGCGCCGTACCCGGGCCGCGGAGAGGAAGCCGAAGTTGAGCCGGGCGACCGAGCCGTTGTACGGCACGGGCACGGCGCGGCCCGCCGACACGACGTACGGCGGCAGCGGGGTGTCGTCGTCGGCCGGGGCGAGGACGGACACCTCGTGCCCCAGTCCGGTCAGGTGCTCCGCCAGGTCGCGGATGTGGAACTGGACGCCGCCGGGCACGTCCCACGAGTAGGGGCAGACGATCCCGATCCTCATGTCCGGGCCTCCCCCGTGTCGCCGCGGTCCGCCACGTCCGGGAGCCACAGCCGCTGCAGCATGTGCCAGTCCTCCGGGTGGTCGGCGATGCCGGTGGCGAAGGCGTCGGCCAGCGCCTGTGTCATCACGGACGTCTTCTCGGCCCGGGTGCCCGTCTCGGGCACGTCGACGGGCGGGTGCACCCGGCCCTTCATGACGGGCGTGTCGTCGTACCAGAGGGTGACCGGCAGCAGCAGCGCGCCGGTCTGCTGGGCGAGCAGCGCGGGTCCCGCGGGCATCCTGGCGGTCTCGCCGAAGAACTTCACCTCGATGCCCGAGGCGGACAGGTCGCGGTCCGCCACCAGGCAGACCAGGCCGCCGTCGCGCAGCCGGCGGGCCAGCGTGCCGAAGGCGGAGCCGCCGGTGTGCGGCAGCACCTCCATCCCGAGGGACTCGCGGTAGGCCACGAACCGGTCGTACAGCGTCTCCGGCTTCAGCCGCTCCGCGACGGTGGTGAACGGGATGCCGAGCGCGCGGGTGGCCCAGACCCCCGCCAGGTCCCAGTTCGCCAGGTGCGGCAGCGCGAGGACGACGCCCTTGCCGCGGGCCATGCCGTCGTGCAGACGCCGGATGTTCTCGATCTCCACGCTCCGGCGCACGCGCTCCTCGTCCCAGGCCGGCAGCCGGAAGGACTCCATCCAGTAGCGCATGTAGGAGCGCATCCCGGCCCTGGACAGTTCGGCGAGCCGCTCCGGGCCGGCGTCCGGCACCACCCTGACCAGGTTGGTCTCCAGCCGCAGTACGCCCCTGCCGCGCCGCTTCCACGCGGTGTCGGCGATGGTGCGTCCGAGCCGGGCGGCGACGGGGTCCGGGAGCTTCTTGACCGTCCCCCAGCCCAGCCCGTACAGCGTGTCGGTCAGCCGGTCCTGGATACCGCTCATGCCTCACTCCCCTGCGAGGTGCCCCGGGGGCTCCCGTGCGAGGGCCCCTGCGCGGGCCCGTCCCCGGCCGTCCCGGCATCCGCCTCCGCCGCCTCGCGGCGCACCGTGACCACGCGCTGGGCCAGGGTCACCACGGAGCCGGCGGCCACCACCCAGAGCGCGATGGGCAGCAGGACGTCGACACCGGGGACGCCGAAGGCGTGCAGTCCGGCGAGTCCGGCGGCGACCAGCGAGATCACCAACCGCTCGGCCCGCTCCACCAGCCCGTTCACGGCGACCGGCAGCCCGATCGACTCGCCCCGTGCCTTGGTGTACGAGACGACCTGGCCGCTGGCGAGGCAGAAGATGGCCACCGCGCACAGCACGTTGTCGTCGCCCTTGCCCGCGTACCAGAGGGCGAAGCCGCCGAAGATCGCGCTGTCCGCGACCCGGTCCAGCGTGGAGTCCAGGAAGGCCCCCCAGCGGCTGGAGACCCCGGCCTGACGGGCCATGTTCCCGTCGACGAGGTCGGAGAAGACGAAGAGGGTGATGACGATCGTCCCCCAGAAGAACTCTCCTCGGGGGAAGAAGACCAGCGCGCCCGCGACCACTCCGGCCGTGCCGACGAGGGTCACCGCGTCGGGGCTCACTCCGCGGCGTAGCAGAAACGCGGCGAACGGTGTGAGGACACGCGTGAAGAACGCACGCGCGTACTTGTTCAGCATGGCCTTCCCGAAAGGTCGGTGTGCCGCGCGGCCCCTTCGGCCACCGGCGGGCCCATCGTAGCCACGCGCACGGCGGCCCAGCGGCCTGGCCCGGTCGGGTACGACGTATGGACGCACCGTGAAGGGAGTGGAAAGCTCGAAGGACAACCGCGGGCTTCGCCGGCGCATCCCCCCGGGCACCTGCCCGGGGCCTCCCACAGCGCGCCCCCGGGTCCGCGCCCTCACCTCACCGTGCAGATGAGTCGGGAGGAACGAATCATGGGCGACAAGGCGAATGCGCAATCCGGAGCCGCCGGCAGGGCTACGACGGCCGACCGGCCGACATCCGTGAGGAATGTGGTGCTGGTCGGCCACAGCGGATCAGGGAAGACGACCCTGGTGGAGGCGCTGGCCCTGACGGCGGGGGCGGTCAACCGGGCGGGACGCGTCGAGGACGGCGGGACGGTCTCGGACTACGACGAGATCGAGCACCGCCAGCAGCGTTCGGTACAGCTGAGTCTCGTCCCGGTCGAATGGGGCGGATACAAGATCAATCTGTTGGACACCCCCGGGTACGCCGACTTCGTGGGGGAGCTCAGGGCCGGTCTGCGAGCCGCGGACGCGGCCCTCTTCGTTGTCTCGGCGGCCCAGGAGGCCGACGCCGTGCCCGCCTCGACCCGCATGGTGTGGGAGGAGTGCGCGGCGGTCGGGATGCCCCGGGCGATCGTGGTCACCCATCTGGAGACGGCCCGGACCGGGTTCGACGAGCTGATCGAGGTCTGCGGGCGGCTGTTCGGCGGTGACGACCCGGACGCGGTGCTGCCGCTCTATCTGCCGCAGTACGGCCCGGAGGCCGCCGACGGGCACGCTCCGGTCACGGGACTGGTGGGGCTGCTGTCGCGGAAGCTGTACGACTACTCCGCGGGCGAGCGCGTCGAGAAGGCGCCCGGCCCCGAGCAGGAGGCGCTGCTGGCGGGGGCCCGGAACCGCCTGATCGAGGGGATCATCGCCGAGAGCGAGGACGAGACGCTCATGGAGCGCTATCTGGGCGGCGAGGAGGTCGATCTCAAGACGCTCATCGACGACCTGGAGAAGGCCGTCGCGCGTGGCGTGTTCCATCCCGTGCTGGCCGCCGCGCCGGCGGTGAACGGAGCGAGGCAGGGCCTGGGGACGGTGGAGCTGCTGGAACTGATCACCGGCGGCTTCCCGACCCCGCTGGAACGCGAGGCACCCGCGGTCACCACCCCGGACGGCCGGCCGCGGCCCGCAGTCGGCTGCGACCCGGACGGTCCGCTGGTCGCCGAGGTGGTCAGGACCGCCTCCGACCCGTACGTCGGCCGGCTGTCCCTGGTCCGGGTGTTCTCCGGGACGCTCCGCCCCGACGAGACGGTGCACGTGTCGGGGCACGGGCTGGCCGACCGCGGGCACGAGGACCACGACGTCGACGAGCGCGTCGGCACGCTCTCCTCGCCGTTCGGCAAGCAGCAGCGCACCGTCGGCAGCTGCATCGCGGGCGATCTCGCCTGCGTGGCCAAACTCGGGCGGGCCGAGACCGGCGACACGATCTCCTCGACGGCCGACCCGCTGCTCATGGAGCCGTGGGCGATGCCCGACCCGCTGCTGCCGGTGGCCATCCGGGCGCACAGCAAGGCCGACGAGGACCGGCTGTCCCAGGGGCTGGCCCGGCTGGTCGCGGAGGACCCGACGATGCGGCTGGAGCAGAACCAGGACACCCGGCAGGTGGTGCTGTGGTGCCTGGGCGAGGCCCATGTGGACGTGGCGCTGGAGCGGCTGCGCAGCAGGTATGGGGTCCAGGTGGACGTGGTGCCGCACAAGGTGTCGCTGCGGGAGACGTTCGCCGGGCCGTCCGCCGGGCGGGGCCGCCATGTGAAGCAGTCCGGCGGGCACGGCCAGTACGCGATCTGCGAGATAGAGGTGGAGCCGCTGCCGCCGGGCTCGGGGATCGAGTTCGTCGACAAGGTGGTGGGCGGCGCCGTCCCCCGCCAGTTCATCCCCTCGGTGGAGAAGGGCGTACGGGCGCAGGCGGCGAAGGGCCTCGCGGCCGGCCACCCGCTCGTCGACGTGCGCGTGACGCTGCTGGACGGCAAGGCGCACTCGGTGGACTCCTCCGACGCGGCGTTCCAGACGGCTGGCGCGCTGGCGCTGCGCGAGGCGGCGGCGCAGGCCCGGATCGACCTGCTGGAGCCGGTGGCCGAGGTGCAGGTGATGGTGCCGGACGAGTACGTGGGCGCCGTCATGAGCGATCTGTCGGGCCGCCGCGGCCGCGTGGTCGGCACCGAGCAGGCGGGCACCGGCAGGACGGTCGTACGCGCCGAGGTGCCGGAGATCGAGATCGGGCGGTACGCGGTGGACCTGCGGTCCATCTCGCACGGGACCGGCCGCTTCGACCGGACGTACGCGCGGCACGAGGCGATGCCGCCCCAGATGGCGGCCAAGGTCAGGGAGGAGACGACGGCCGCCGCGTAGGGCCCGCCGGGAAGACACCGCGGCCCCGCGCGCCCGCCCGCGGGCAGGACCGCGGTCCCGCGCCGCGGAGCCCGTGCGGACCGGAAGTGCCGCCCCCGAACTCGCTTCCGGCGGGCGGCACTTGCGTGACGGGCGCGCGCCCCGGGGGCCGGAAGACGGTGCTGACGCGTGGGCCACGCCCCCGCTACGCTGTGTTGCGCAGCTCAGCAGGTGTACGGGGCGCGGCAGTCGGGAAGGCCGCAGTGCGGACGGTGCGGCGATGGGGGCGGTAGTGGCGGACCAGGCATTCGATTTCTCCCCCGGGGCCCAGATCCCGGTGCAGGGGGCGGCCGGCCAGACGGCGGCGACGCACGCCCTCGCCTCGGCCGCCTACCGGGACAGTCCGCTGGAGGAGATACTCAAGGCCGACAACGAGTGGCACAAGTCCACCGTGAAGAAGGGCAGGTTCTCGCTCTTCGAGCCGAATCTCGGCGAGGCCTTCGCGCGGGCGGTCCAGGTGCGGATGCTCGGCGGGGCCCGCAAACCGCTGATCCAGTCGTTCGGCGCCGAACCGCAGGCCGTGGTGGAGCACGCGCTGGCGGCGAGCCGGATCCGCAAGCAGCGGGACGCCCGGCTCACCGCGGTCATGGCGGTGTTCGGGCTGTTGTTCCTGCCCGGCGCGCTGCTGTGGATCGGCGTGTTCCAGCTGCGCCGCACCCTCGCGGGCTCCCAGGGCAGGAAGACCGGCGCCGTCGGGTCGGCGCTGCTGGCCGCCGTGGGCGTCCTCGCGGTGCTGTTCCTGATCGCGCTGCCGTTCGGCGGGTTCTGGGCGTACTACCTGCGGGCCATGATCGTCGCCCCGGTGATCGGCTGGCTGTTCGCCAAGCGGATCTGCGAGAACACGGCGACGGACCTGCGGGCCCGCTGGGACGGCCTCCTCTCCGGCGGGGGCATCGGGGCGAAGGTCCCGGAGGCCGTGCCGGGCAACCCGAACGAGACGGCCGCCGAGGAACTGCGCCAGGGCCTGGAGAAGCTCACCGCCGAGCAGCAGTCCAACACGGTCTTCTACGCCGGCCCCAAGGGGATACTCGGCATGGGCACCCGCTGGGGGAGCTGGCAGCTCGCCGAGGAGCTGGTGTCGAAGGAGCCCGGCAAGGAGTTCCACCAGTTCCGCAGCTGGGACGTCATCAAGGTCATCCACGACCGGCTGACGCTGCTCCAGCGCGGCCCGCTGAACACGGGCGGTTTCCCCAAGCCGTCGGTGAAGCACTGGATCGTGGTCCCGGTCGGGGAGGGCGCGGCGGAGGTGGCCCGGCCGGAGGGGCAGGACGTGGACACCTTCCAGGTGAAGCGCCACGAGATACAGCGGATCTGCGACCACCAGCAGTTCGGGAGCGGCAACCGGCACTATCTGGGCGTCCAGTTCACCCTGTGGGACGGCCAGCTGGTGATCACCATGATGATCACGGTGACGGTTCTCTTCGAGACCCTGCGCATCGAGGTGACCGGGCACGCTCTCGGCCCGGTGCACTCCCTCTTCACCAGCAAGCCCGCGGCCAAGACCGTCGAGGTCGCCAAGACCGTCCGGTTCTGGGAGACCGTGGAGCGCAAGCTGCCGCTGGTGGAGACCGCGGAGGTGGTACGTCAGATGGTCCGGGCGCCGTTCACCTGGTACCCGCCGCTGCTGGACTTCCTGGGCGGGAAGCTGGTCCTCCCCGAGCCGTTCGGGCTGCGGCACGCCTGGGCCGAGCAGCCCTGGCGGCACCGCTTCATGGCGGACGACGCGATGCGGGCGGCGACGCCGGTACTGCGGGTGGCCCACTCCGCCGCGATGCGGGTCCTCGAGGAGAACGGCGTCGACACGGAGCGCTTCGGGACCCGCTCGTCGTTCCTCGGCGCGGGGGTGCAGGACCCGATGCCGGGCAAGGCGGACGTGTACGACGTGTGACGCGGTGGCCCCGGTGCGTCCGCGGGGGCGCCCCGGGGAAAGTGTCGGCGCCCCCGGTGCGGCGCCCCGGGGCCGGTGTCGCGGACTACCCGGCGGGCCAGGTCTCGGCGAGCATCTTCCGGGTGTCCGCGAGGAGTTGCGGCAGCACCTTGGTGTGGCCGATGACCGGCATGAAGTTGGTGTCGCCGCCCCAGCGCGGCACCACGTGCTGGTGCAGATGCGCGGCGATACCGGCGCCGGCCACCGTCCCCTGGTTCATGCCGATGTTGAAGCCGTGCGCCCCGGAGGCCGTCCGCAGGCAGGTCATCGCCCGCTTGGTGAACTCGCCGAGTTCAGCGGTCTCGGCGGCGTCGAGACCGGTGTAGTCGGCCACGTGCCGGTACGGCACCACCATCAGGTGGCCGCCGTTGTACGGGTACAGGTTGAGCACCGCGTACACGCTCTCGCCGCGCGCGATGACGAGTCCGTCCTCGTCGGACTGGGCGGGGATGGAGCAGAAGGGGCAGCCGTCGCCGGCCCCCGGGCCGGTGGGCTTGTTCTCGCCCTGGATGTACGCCATCCGGTGCGGCGTCCACAGCCGCTGGAAGGCGTCCTGGATGCCGACCCCGATCTGCTGCTCCGGCTCACTCGTCATGTGGTGCAGCATATGACTTCGCCCGTACGGAGCGTGTCGCCGGGGCGGACCCGGGCGGCTCCCCGCGATGCTGGCCGGATGGACGTCGACGAGGGAGACACCCCGCTCGACCGCTGGGAGCAGCGGGTCGAGCTGCCGCTCTTCTACGCCTCACTGGTCTTCCTGGCCGCGTACTCGGTGCGGATCCTGGCGCACGACGTGGACGTGGTCTGGCGGGAGATCGCCCTCGCGACGATGCTGCTGATGTGGTTCGTCTTCGCGGCCGACTTCGCGGTGCGCCTGCGGCTCAGCGGTCAGCGGCTGCCCCGCTTCCTGCGGACGCGCTGGCTGGACGCCGTGGTGCTGCTGCTGCCGCTGCTGCGCCCGCTGCGGCTGGTCAAGCTGTACACGACGCTCCAGCGCCGGCGGGACCAGCCGGTGCTCGACCTGTACGTACGGGTGATCGTCTACGCGGGTCTCAGCGCCGTGCTGCTGGGCTGGGCCGGGGCGCTCGCGGTCTACCACCAGGAGCGGACCGCCCCCGGGGCGACGATCCTCACCTTCGGCGACGCCGTGTGGTGGGTGTGCGCGACGCTGACGACCGTCGGGTACGGCGACGTGACGCCGGTGACCGCCTGGGGGCGGACCGTCGCGGTCGGGCTGATGATCTGCGGGCTGGCGCTGCTCGGCGCGGTAACCGGGTCCTTCTCGTCCTGGCTGATCCAGGTCTTCGCCCGGGAGGACGAGCGGAGGCCCCCGGGGGACGCTCGTCCCCCGGGGGCCTCCTCCTGACCGGGTGCGTGCCGGGCCGGGCGCCACCGGCCGGCCCGGGTGTACCGGCCGGTTCGGCCCTACCGGCCGGTTCAGATCTGGGTGCGCTCCTCGACGACCTTCACGATCTTGGCGATGGCCTCGTCGACCGGGATGCCGTTCTCCTGCGAACCGTCGCGGTAGCGGAACGACACCGCGCCGTGCTCCATGTCCTCGTCACCCGCGATGACCATGAACGGCACCTTCTGCTTCTGGGCGTTGCGGATCTTCTTCTGCATCCGGTCCGAGGAGGCGTCCACCTCGACGCGCAGCCCCTGCCTCCTCGCCTTGGCGGCGAACTCCTGAAGGTACGGGACGTGGGCGTCGCCGATCGGGATGCCGAGGGCCTGGACGGGCGCGAGCCAGGCCGGGAAGGCACCGGCGTAGTGCTCCAGCAGCACCGCGAAGAAGCGCTCGATGGACCCGAACAGCGCCCGGTGGATCATGACGGGACGCTGCTTGGTGCCGTCCGGGCCGGTGTACTCCAGGTCGAAGCGCTCCGGGAGGTTGAAGTCGAGCTGGACCGTCGACATCTGCCAGGTGCGGCCGATCGCGTCCTTCGCCTGGACGGAGATCTTCGGGCCGTAGAAGGCCGCGCCGCCCGGGTCGGGGGTGAGCGGAAGGCCCTGCTTCTCGGCCACCTGCCGCAGCACCTCGGTGGCCTCCTCCCAGGCCTCGTCGGACCCCACGAACTTCTCCGGGTCCTTGGTGGACAGCTCCAGGTAGAAGTCGGTCAGACCGTAGTCGCGGAGCAGGTCCAGGACGAAGGTGAGGGTGGTGTCCAGCTCCTCCGCCATCTGCTCGCGGGTGCAGTAGATGTGCGCGTCGTCCTGGGTGAAGCCGCGGGCCCGGGTCAGACCGTGCACCACGCCCGACTTCTCGTACCGGTACACCGTGCCGAACTCGAAGAGGCGCAGCGGCAGTTCACGGTACGAGCGGCCGCGCGCGTCGAAGATCAGGTTGTGCATCGGGCAGTTCATGGGCTTGAGGTAGTAGTCCACGCCCTCGTCGAGCTGCATGGGCGGGTACATGCCCTCGGCGTACCAGTCCAGGTGGCCCGACTTCTCGAACAGCTTGCCCTTGGTCGCGTGCGGCGAGTACACGAACTCGTAGCCGTGCTCCTCGTGGCGCTTGCGCGAGTAGTCCTCCATGACCCGGCGGATCACCCCGCCCTTGGGGTGGAAGACGGCGAGCCCGGAGCCGACCTCGTCGGGGAACGAGAACAGGTCCAGCTCGTTGCCGAGCTTGCGGTGGTCGCGCTTCTCGGCCTCGGCCAGGAAGTCCAGGTGCGCCTTCAGCTCCTCCTTCGACGGCCAGGCGGTGCCGTAGATGCGCTGCAGCATCGGGTTCTTCTCGCTGCCGCGCCAGTAGGCCGCCGCATTGCGCATCAGCTTGAACGCCGGGATGTTGCGGGTGGTGGGCAGGTGGGGGCCCCGGCAGAGGTCCTTCCAGCACAGCTCGCCGGTCTTGGCGTCCAGGTTGTCGTAGATGGACAGCTCGCCGCCGCCCACCTCGACGTCCGCGCCGTCGTCGTGCGAGGCGGCGCCCTTGATGCCGATGAGCTCCAGCTTGTACGGCTCGTCCGCCAGCTCCGCACGCGCGGCCTCGTCGGTGACGACGCGGCGCGAGAAGCGCTGCCCGCGCTTCTGGATCTCCTGCATCTTCTTCTCGATGGCCTTGAGATCCTCGGGGGTGAAGGGCTTCTCCACGTCGAAGTCGTAGTAGAAGCCGTCCCGGACCGGCGGGCCGATACCGAGCTTGGCCTCCGGGAACAGCTCCTGCACCGCCTGCGCCATGACGTGCGCGGTGGAGTGGCGCAGGATGTTCAGCCCGTCCTCCGACGAGATTTCGACGGGCTCGACGGTCTCGCCGTCGCCCACCTCGTACGCCAGGTCCTTCAGCTCCCCGCCGACCCGCGCGGCGATCACGGTGCGCTCGCCGCCGAAGAGATCGGCCGCCGTGGTGCCCGTGGTCACCACGCGCTCTTCCCGCTCGGAATCGCGTTGGATGATCACACGGACGTCTGACACCGGTCTCTCCTGTCTGAAGGGAAGCACGCGCAGGGGTGTCGCGCGTGCACTCGTCATGCTACCGAGCGACGGATCGCCGCCGCGAAACGCGCAGCGCGGGCACCGCGCCCGCGAGCGGTGGGCGCCGCGCGGGTCGGCCGGCCCGGCCCGGCGTGCCGCCCCCGCCGGGGCCGCGGCGGTGCGGGGCGGCCGGGCCGGGGAGAACGGGAGCGGAGGCGAACAGGAGCAGAGGAGCAGGCGCGGCGCCCGCCCGGAGCACGGCGCCGGCCGCCGGCCGCTCAGTCCTCCCCTCCGCACGCCTCCTCGAAGAAGTCGAGATTCTCGTGCAGCGCCTTCATCAGTCTGTCCCGCTCCGCCTCGTCGACCTGCATCGGGACCACCTCGCCGGCGTCGCTGAGCCGCCGGAAGCCGCCGCGGCTCTCCAGGCGGCCGACGACGCGGATGGGGAGCCCCACGAGGTGGGCGTGGCCCGCGGTCCGGTACGACTCCTCGTCCAGGACGGCGCGCACGTACGGGACCTCGGCCCCGGCGAGGACGCGCAGCCGCACCGTCCCCTCACCGCGCGTGCCGGAGCGCCGCATCCGGACCACCGTGCCGGTGACGCGGACGGGCACGGACGGCTCCTCGCGCAGATACCGGGCACCGGCGGCACGGAGCGCGGGCAGGTCTCCGGGGGAGAACTCCACCGGCTCGGGCCGGGCAGCGCAGCCCTCCGGTACCCCCGCCGAGGGCGACCACGCCACCGCGATCCGCGCGCCCTCGGCACCCCGCACCAGGGCCACGAGGGCCTCGGTCAGCTCACGGCTGACCCCCGCCGCGACCGCCGTGTCGAAGGCGTCCATCCCGCCCGTGGCGCGCTGGTAGTCGACGGCCTCGCGAGCGGCGTGCAGGGCGTGGTGCAGCCGGACGGCGACGGACCGGCCGGTGTCCACGGGCAGGAAGGCGGTGAGCCCGCGCCCACCCGGCGCCGGCCCGACCAGGACGCCCTCCAGTACCGCCCGCGCCTGCCGCCGGTGCCGCGCGCCGTGGTAGCCGGCGCGCCCGCGTACGGCGAGTGCGCCCGCGAGCAGGAACTGCCGGGCCGCGGACCGCAACTGCTCCTGCACGGTCCAGGACGCCGCGCCCGACGGGCCCTGCGGCACGTCGCGCCACCAGCGGACCTCGTCGCTCGGCACGGCGAGCCCCACCAGCACCTCGCGGGCCGAGGGCGCGGCCGATCCCGCCAGGGCGGTCAGCGCCTCGCCCAGCAGGTCCTCGCAGTCGGGGAACTCCCGGCTCTCGGGCACCAGCAGGCTCGTGGAGCCGGTGCCGGGCCCCGGCGGGGTCCAGCGGGCGTACCGGCCGGCCGCGCCGCCCCGTCTGCGCCACCCGTGCCGGTGCAGCAGCGCCCCCAGCACCAGGGGGTCCACCAGGGCGGGGTCGGGCACGCCGCTGCCGCACCAGGGGGCGGGCACGCCGTCGGGGAACGGCAGGGGCTCGGGGCGGGCGAACGGCACCGCGGGGGAGCCGGCGGGCCGCGGGGCGCCTTCGTCGGTCGGACGGTGCATCAGGGTCTCCCTCCCGTCCCGACCCGCGTCATGATCTCGCAGAGCGCCCGGTCGTCGAAGATGCGAGAGGTCGGGATCCGCACGGTGGTCCGCCGCCGGCCCGTCACCGGGTGGCCGGCCAGGTTCGTCCAGTAGCAGCAGTGCCTCAGGTCGAGCCGGTCGTGGCCGGCCCGCAGCCACTCGTCCCGGGTCCGCGGCACGATCATGACGACGAGGATCTTGTGCACCGACACGGGAGTGCGGGCCAGTTTCGCCAGGTGCTCGTTGTCGAGGGTGAAGGAGAACGCGGGGCCGGGTGGACGGGGCGCGAGCTGGTACGTGGCTTTCAACTGCACCTTGATGGTGACCTCGTCGTCGACGGTGTGTCCGGGAGCGCTGTGGCTGACGTGCCAGTC
The Streptomyces tirandamycinicus DNA segment above includes these coding regions:
- a CDS encoding glycosyltransferase family 4 protein, with the translated sequence MRIGIVCPYSWDVPGGVQFHIRDLAEHLTGLGHEVSVLAPADDDTPLPPYVVSAGRAVPVPYNGSVARLNFGFLSAARVRRWLHDGGFDVIHIHEPASPSLGLLSCWAAQGPIVATFHTSNPRSRAMIAAYPILQPALEKISARIAVSEYARRTLVEHLGGDAVVIPNGVDVDFFAKAEPKAEWQGGGTTGEAGGHTLGFIGRIDEPRKGLPVLMKALPRILEARPDTRLLVAGRGDEEEAVESLPESMRARVEFLGMVSDEDKARLLRSVDVYVAPNTGGESFGIILVEAMSAGAPVLASDLDAFVQVLDQGAAGELFANEDAGALADAAIRLLGSPSRRAELSARGSAHVRRFDWSTVGADILAVYETVTDGAASVAADERPGGLRARFGLARD
- a CDS encoding phosphatidylinositol mannoside acyltransferase, translated to MSGIQDRLTDTLYGLGWGTVKKLPDPVAARLGRTIADTAWKRRGRGVLRLETNLVRVVPDAGPERLAELSRAGMRSYMRYWMESFRLPAWDEERVRRSVEIENIRRLHDGMARGKGVVLALPHLANWDLAGVWATRALGIPFTTVAERLKPETLYDRFVAYRESLGMEVLPHTGGSAFGTLARRLRDGGLVCLVADRDLSASGIEVKFFGETARMPAGPALLAQQTGALLLPVTLWYDDTPVMKGRVHPPVDVPETGTRAEKTSVMTQALADAFATGIADHPEDWHMLQRLWLPDVADRGDTGEART
- the pgsA gene encoding phosphatidylinositol phosphate synthase, with the translated sequence MLNKYARAFFTRVLTPFAAFLLRRGVSPDAVTLVGTAGVVAGALVFFPRGEFFWGTIVITLFVFSDLVDGNMARQAGVSSRWGAFLDSTLDRVADSAIFGGFALWYAGKGDDNVLCAVAIFCLASGQVVSYTKARGESIGLPVAVNGLVERAERLVISLVAAGLAGLHAFGVPGVDVLLPIALWVVAAGSVVTLAQRVVTVRREAAEADAGTAGDGPAQGPSHGSPRGTSQGSEA
- a CDS encoding elongation factor G-like protein EF-G2, whose product is MGDKANAQSGAAGRATTADRPTSVRNVVLVGHSGSGKTTLVEALALTAGAVNRAGRVEDGGTVSDYDEIEHRQQRSVQLSLVPVEWGGYKINLLDTPGYADFVGELRAGLRAADAALFVVSAAQEADAVPASTRMVWEECAAVGMPRAIVVTHLETARTGFDELIEVCGRLFGGDDPDAVLPLYLPQYGPEAADGHAPVTGLVGLLSRKLYDYSAGERVEKAPGPEQEALLAGARNRLIEGIIAESEDETLMERYLGGEEVDLKTLIDDLEKAVARGVFHPVLAAAPAVNGARQGLGTVELLELITGGFPTPLEREAPAVTTPDGRPRPAVGCDPDGPLVAEVVRTASDPYVGRLSLVRVFSGTLRPDETVHVSGHGLADRGHEDHDVDERVGTLSSPFGKQQRTVGSCIAGDLACVAKLGRAETGDTISSTADPLLMEPWAMPDPLLPVAIRAHSKADEDRLSQGLARLVAEDPTMRLEQNQDTRQVVLWCLGEAHVDVALERLRSRYGVQVDVVPHKVSLRETFAGPSAGRGRHVKQSGGHGQYAICEIEVEPLPPGSGIEFVDKVVGGAVPRQFIPSVEKGVRAQAAKGLAAGHPLVDVRVTLLDGKAHSVDSSDAAFQTAGALALREAAAQARIDLLEPVAEVQVMVPDEYVGAVMSDLSGRRGRVVGTEQAGTGRTVVRAEVPEIEIGRYAVDLRSISHGTGRFDRTYARHEAMPPQMAAKVREETTAAA
- a CDS encoding HIT family protein, whose product is MLHHMTSEPEQQIGVGIQDAFQRLWTPHRMAYIQGENKPTGPGAGDGCPFCSIPAQSDEDGLVIARGESVYAVLNLYPYNGGHLMVVPYRHVADYTGLDAAETAELGEFTKRAMTCLRTASGAHGFNIGMNQGTVAGAGIAAHLHQHVVPRWGGDTNFMPVIGHTKVLPQLLADTRKMLAETWPAG
- a CDS encoding potassium channel family protein, translating into MDVDEGDTPLDRWEQRVELPLFYASLVFLAAYSVRILAHDVDVVWREIALATMLLMWFVFAADFAVRLRLSGQRLPRFLRTRWLDAVVLLLPLLRPLRLVKLYTTLQRRRDQPVLDLYVRVIVYAGLSAVLLGWAGALAVYHQERTAPGATILTFGDAVWWVCATLTTVGYGDVTPVTAWGRTVAVGLMICGLALLGAVTGSFSSWLIQVFAREDERRPPGDARPPGASS
- the thrS gene encoding threonine--tRNA ligase, with protein sequence MSDVRVIIQRDSEREERVVTTGTTAADLFGGERTVIAARVGGELKDLAYEVGDGETVEPVEISSEDGLNILRHSTAHVMAQAVQELFPEAKLGIGPPVRDGFYYDFDVEKPFTPEDLKAIEKKMQEIQKRGQRFSRRVVTDEAARAELADEPYKLELIGIKGAASHDDGADVEVGGGELSIYDNLDAKTGELCWKDLCRGPHLPTTRNIPAFKLMRNAAAYWRGSEKNPMLQRIYGTAWPSKEELKAHLDFLAEAEKRDHRKLGNELDLFSFPDEVGSGLAVFHPKGGVIRRVMEDYSRKRHEEHGYEFVYSPHATKGKLFEKSGHLDWYAEGMYPPMQLDEGVDYYLKPMNCPMHNLIFDARGRSYRELPLRLFEFGTVYRYEKSGVVHGLTRARGFTQDDAHIYCTREQMAEELDTTLTFVLDLLRDYGLTDFYLELSTKDPEKFVGSDEAWEEATEVLRQVAEKQGLPLTPDPGGAAFYGPKISVQAKDAIGRTWQMSTVQLDFNLPERFDLEYTGPDGTKQRPVMIHRALFGSIERFFAVLLEHYAGAFPAWLAPVQALGIPIGDAHVPYLQEFAAKARRQGLRVEVDASSDRMQKKIRNAQKQKVPFMVIAGDEDMEHGAVSFRYRDGSQENGIPVDEAIAKIVKVVEERTQI
- a CDS encoding DUF4365 domain-containing protein → MALAQPEPGALPERTAPLRGALATTACMETLQVGYLHAVAAAAGCSLSQPFPDNGIDWHVSHSAPGHTVDDEVTIKVQLKATYQLAPRPPGPAFSFTLDNEHLAKLARTPVSVHKILVVMIVPRTRDEWLRAGHDRLDLRHCCYWTNLAGHPVTGRRRTTVRIPTSRIFDDRALCEIMTRVGTGGRP